In Arthrobacter citreus, a genomic segment contains:
- a CDS encoding HNH endonuclease signature motif containing protein, with protein sequence MLISAETLVGADDQPAELLGYGPISPQTARRMAREAMKWTPVERDPDTEEILRVGRRRKVPSGLQRWQRARDGTCRFPGCRTNAVISEIEHTKPWVQGGATDHDNLEHLCRRHHMFKTQGFWKACQPVAGIIEWTSPGGRIYRTEPHLELAPVMYEGRTDGVGERPGPGPTHTAPATDTRAGSSSDDYGGDPPPF encoded by the coding sequence GTGCTGATCAGCGCCGAAACCCTCGTCGGCGCCGATGACCAACCTGCCGAGCTGCTTGGCTACGGGCCGATCAGTCCGCAAACAGCCCGCCGAATGGCCCGCGAGGCCATGAAGTGGACTCCCGTGGAGAGGGATCCTGACACCGAGGAAATCCTGCGGGTTGGGCGCCGGAGGAAAGTTCCGTCAGGACTGCAGCGCTGGCAAAGAGCCCGGGACGGGACCTGCCGTTTTCCTGGGTGCCGGACCAACGCGGTGATATCCGAGATTGAACACACCAAACCCTGGGTTCAAGGTGGAGCCACGGATCATGACAACCTTGAACATCTGTGCCGGCGGCACCACATGTTCAAGACGCAGGGATTCTGGAAGGCATGCCAGCCGGTGGCCGGGATCATCGAATGGACATCCCCGGGAGGACGGATATACCGCACCGAACCGCATCTGGAACTTGCCCCGGTCATGTATGAGGGTCGTACGGATGGCGTCGGGGAGCGCCCCGGTCCAGGGCCGACGCACACGGCCCCGGCCACAGATACAAGGGCGGGCAGCAGTTCGGATGACTACGGGGGAGATCCGCCGCCGTTCTAG
- a CDS encoding ABC transporter ATP-binding protein — protein sequence MNVIETRGLTRRYRDQLALDDINLNVGANRIYGLLGRNGAGKTTLMSILTAQEFASSGDVRVFGAHPFENEQVLSRLCFVRESQKYPDDFTIRNALDAAAFFFPHWNKELAQTLLEDFQLPNPKKHRIKKLSRGQLSAVGVIIGLASRAELTFFDEPYLGLDAVARQLFYDRLLTDFADHPRTIILSSHLIDEVANLLEHVIVIDHGRIVMDDEVDAITGSAFAVAGSSAAVEKFVGGRPVLHREGLGALSSLTVDTPLSDDDRALARSLGLELAPVSLQQLIIRRTLKANEAYGSAPANNDTDLEVLQ from the coding sequence ATGAACGTCATCGAAACCCGCGGACTGACGCGCCGCTATCGCGACCAGCTGGCCCTGGACGACATAAACCTGAACGTCGGGGCCAACCGGATCTACGGACTGCTTGGCCGCAACGGAGCCGGCAAGACAACACTGATGTCCATCCTCACCGCACAGGAATTTGCCAGCTCCGGAGACGTGCGGGTCTTCGGAGCCCACCCGTTCGAAAATGAACAGGTGCTGTCCCGTCTCTGCTTTGTCCGGGAATCACAGAAGTACCCGGACGACTTCACCATCCGCAACGCCCTCGATGCTGCGGCCTTCTTCTTTCCCCACTGGAACAAGGAACTGGCACAGACGCTGCTGGAGGATTTTCAGCTGCCGAACCCGAAGAAGCACCGGATCAAGAAACTCTCCCGCGGTCAGCTGTCGGCGGTGGGCGTCATCATCGGTTTGGCGTCCCGGGCGGAACTGACCTTCTTTGATGAGCCATATCTGGGCCTGGACGCCGTTGCGCGGCAGCTGTTCTATGACCGCCTGCTGACCGACTTTGCCGATCATCCCCGCACCATCATTCTTTCCTCGCACCTGATTGATGAGGTGGCGAACCTGCTCGAACACGTGATCGTCATCGACCACGGACGCATTGTCATGGATGACGAAGTGGACGCCATCACCGGCTCCGCCTTTGCCGTCGCCGGCTCCTCCGCCGCCGTGGAAAAGTTTGTGGGCGGCCGTCCGGTGCTGCACCGGGAGGGCCTGGGAGCACTGAGTTCCCTCACGGTGGACACCCCGCTGTCCGACGACGACCGGGCACTTGCACGCAGCCTCGGCCTGGAGCTTGCTCCGGTTTCCCTGCAGCAGCTGATTATCCGGCGGACCCTCAAGGCCAACGAAGCCTACGGCTCCGCGCCTGCGAACAACGACACCGATCTGGAGGTACTGCAATGA
- a CDS encoding GntR family transcriptional regulator, whose protein sequence is MSTFEDSRPIFLQIAERIEGDVLDGVLQEEGQVPSTNEIAAFYRINPATAAKGVNLLVDEGLLYKRRGIGMFVAPGARAVVLAKRREQFYRQYVQPVADEARKLGIGAEELTELIRRSAAEHEGTPAP, encoded by the coding sequence GTGAGTACTTTTGAAGACAGCCGTCCCATCTTCCTGCAGATTGCTGAACGCATCGAAGGGGATGTCCTGGACGGTGTGCTGCAGGAGGAGGGACAGGTGCCCTCCACCAACGAGATTGCCGCGTTCTACCGAATCAATCCCGCGACGGCGGCCAAGGGCGTCAATCTGCTGGTTGACGAGGGCCTGCTGTACAAACGCCGTGGAATCGGCATGTTTGTGGCTCCCGGCGCCCGCGCCGTCGTCCTGGCCAAGCGCCGGGAACAGTTTTACCGCCAGTACGTCCAACCCGTCGCCGATGAAGCACGGAAACTCGGAATCGGCGCGGAAGAACTGACCGAACTCATCCGTCGCAGTGCCGCTGAACATGAAGGGACCCCGGCACCATGA
- a CDS encoding macrolide 2'-phosphotransferase yields MKRTPMELAAMASAAVPGLAPTGVAGSPDDAADFDAAVLVDEAGKQWRVRSPKHVDASMRLETELLVLRAFVPAVRAELPFALPHVAGTVRQGDLCTFVYSHLPGSTRDIDSLVAEGGALPLEVGRAMAAIHSLPQDLVNDADLPSYSANEFRQRKLNELDQAATTGKIPPVLLRRWEHALEDVTLWRFNPSVVHGDLHEDNLLVSNGRISAVTGWTDLRIGDPADDFAWLVAANDPAFTEAVHAAYNAARPETPDPHLIRRAALSAEFALAQWLVRGVAAENPAMVAEAEEMLATLEADILEQDAAAKAQEAEAAAAAKAAAVSAEQEAAGAAAAQEQAVASTAPHSAARPAQEKDPSDPSAAASKSPAAPTSQPAAKAVSVSPGSDRVSVTPISTAAAAQVPEPGDATGPIARVTALPAQPLPHAKPGPGPVPGSTSPTKHPASGPGKAEPSGTVQATKTAVPAGKPTVPAGKDPETKSAGTGK; encoded by the coding sequence GTGAAACGCACCCCCATGGAATTGGCCGCTATGGCCAGCGCCGCCGTCCCCGGGCTGGCCCCCACCGGCGTAGCCGGCTCCCCCGACGACGCTGCGGACTTCGACGCTGCCGTGCTGGTTGACGAAGCAGGAAAGCAGTGGCGGGTACGTTCCCCCAAGCACGTTGATGCCAGCATGAGACTGGAAACCGAGCTGCTGGTGCTGCGGGCGTTTGTCCCCGCTGTCCGGGCGGAGCTGCCCTTCGCGCTTCCGCATGTTGCCGGGACCGTCCGGCAGGGCGACCTGTGCACATTTGTTTACTCGCATCTGCCGGGATCCACCCGGGACATCGATTCGCTGGTGGCTGAAGGCGGAGCTTTGCCGCTGGAGGTGGGACGGGCCATGGCCGCCATCCACAGCCTGCCCCAGGACCTGGTGAACGACGCGGACCTCCCCAGCTACTCCGCCAACGAATTCCGGCAGCGCAAGCTCAACGAACTGGACCAGGCCGCCACCACCGGCAAGATTCCCCCGGTGCTGCTGCGCCGCTGGGAGCATGCCCTGGAGGACGTCACCCTGTGGCGGTTCAATCCGTCCGTGGTGCACGGCGACCTGCACGAAGACAACCTCCTCGTTTCCAACGGACGCATCAGTGCGGTTACCGGCTGGACCGATCTGCGCATCGGTGATCCCGCGGACGACTTTGCCTGGCTGGTTGCCGCAAACGATCCCGCGTTCACGGAAGCCGTGCATGCGGCGTATAACGCGGCACGGCCCGAGACTCCCGACCCGCATCTGATACGCCGCGCGGCGCTGTCCGCCGAGTTCGCCCTGGCCCAGTGGCTGGTGCGCGGCGTCGCAGCCGAGAACCCGGCGATGGTTGCCGAAGCCGAAGAAATGCTGGCCACCCTGGAAGCGGACATCCTCGAACAGGATGCTGCCGCCAAGGCTCAGGAAGCGGAGGCAGCGGCAGCCGCCAAGGCTGCCGCCGTCTCGGCCGAGCAGGAAGCCGCCGGGGCTGCGGCTGCCCAGGAGCAGGCCGTGGCCAGTACCGCCCCGCACTCCGCTGCCCGCCCCGCTCAGGAGAAGGACCCTTCGGACCCAAGCGCAGCAGCGTCAAAGAGTCCGGCCGCCCCCACAAGTCAGCCGGCCGCCAAGGCCGTGTCGGTAAGCCCCGGCTCGGACCGCGTCAGTGTGACACCGATTTCCACGGCTGCAGCTGCCCAGGTCCCGGAACCCGGCGACGCCACGGGCCCCATCGCCCGGGTCACGGCGCTGCCGGCCCAGCCGCTCCCCCATGCCAAGCCCGGCCCCGGCCCCGTCCCCGGCTCCACGTCCCCCACGAAGCATCCGGCCTCCGGCCCGGGCAAGGCAGAGCCGTCAGGGACCGTACAGGCAACCAAAACCGCAGTACCGGCAGGCAAGCCCACAGTACCGGCGGGCAAGGATCCAGAAACCAAGTCCGCGGGAACAGGCAAGTAA
- the nudC gene encoding NAD(+) diphosphatase produces MSSPAPSAVVPPLGILPLARTAVDRGSDRRVAPDLFEQIRENPGTRVMYMAGGKALISDTEVVLAPVAEAGFGDGPVYLGRILADAQEPAGTDVVLVTLAEEDPLLETDGARWAALREVAVLLGELDAALFVQAAAVSNWHAVHTHCPRCGAPTVPEQGGWVRRCTEDGSQHFPRTDPAIIVAVTDPDDRILLGSAAAWKGNRYSTLAGFVEPGESLEGAVIREIAEESGLVVHSPQYLGSQPWPFPCSLMLGFTARTEDPAAAVHDGVEISDVRWFTRDELRDAVGSGEITIASGISIARNLIERWYGGPIAEPETGAGV; encoded by the coding sequence ATGAGCAGCCCAGCACCGTCAGCAGTTGTACCCCCTCTTGGAATTTTGCCGCTGGCCCGGACCGCAGTGGACCGCGGATCGGACCGGCGTGTGGCCCCGGACCTGTTCGAGCAGATCCGCGAGAACCCGGGCACCCGCGTTATGTACATGGCCGGCGGCAAGGCCCTGATCAGCGACACCGAGGTTGTGCTGGCTCCTGTTGCCGAGGCCGGTTTTGGTGATGGTCCCGTGTACCTGGGCCGCATCCTTGCCGACGCCCAGGAACCGGCCGGCACCGACGTCGTGCTGGTCACCCTCGCGGAGGAGGATCCCCTGCTGGAAACCGACGGTGCCCGGTGGGCAGCGCTGCGGGAGGTGGCGGTGCTGCTCGGCGAGCTTGACGCCGCCCTGTTTGTGCAGGCCGCGGCGGTCTCCAACTGGCACGCGGTCCATACCCACTGTCCGCGCTGCGGCGCCCCCACCGTACCGGAACAGGGCGGCTGGGTCCGCCGCTGCACCGAGGACGGAAGCCAGCACTTCCCGCGGACGGATCCGGCCATCATCGTTGCCGTTACCGACCCTGATGACCGCATCCTGCTGGGATCGGCCGCTGCATGGAAGGGAAACCGGTACTCCACCCTGGCGGGATTCGTCGAGCCCGGGGAATCCCTGGAAGGCGCGGTGATCCGGGAAATTGCCGAGGAATCCGGCCTGGTGGTCCACTCGCCGCAGTACCTGGGCTCGCAGCCCTGGCCGTTCCCGTGCTCCCTGATGCTGGGTTTCACCGCCCGGACCGAGGACCCCGCAGCCGCCGTTCATGACGGCGTCGAAATCTCCGATGTCCGCTGGTTCACCCGGGATGAGCTCCGCGACGCCGTCGGCAGCGGTGAAATCACCATCGCCAGCGGGATTTCCATTGCCCGGAACCTGATTGAGCGCTGGTACGGAGGGCCGATCGCCGAACCGGAAACCGGAGCCGGGGTATGA
- a CDS encoding ATP-dependent DNA helicase UvrD2, giving the protein MSGTSVEARILAGLDDEQREVATSLTGPLCVLAGAGTGKTRAITHRMAYGVHTGVYKPQRVLAVTFTARAAAEMRTRLRDLGAGGVQAKTFHAAALKQLQYFWPQTVGGQMPDLLSHKAQFIAEAARRLRLSTDRAAIRDVAAEIEWAKVSMLTPESYVSAAKDRDAPAGFDHIAISRIFQAYEDVKVDRNVIDFEDVLLITVGILQEDARVAATVRDQYRHFVVDEYQDVSPLQQRLLDLWLGGRDELCVVGDSSQTIYSFTGATSKHLLGFPSRFPEAPIVKLVRDYRSTPQVVGLANRILAARTAEGERSRFAPPWPKPLELIAQRPAGPEPTFTECADDDAEAASVAERIKALIKDGVQPAEIAILFRTNGQSQAYEQALTTAGIGYQLRGGERFFARREVRDSMAQLRAASRAVGNDPVPQLVRDILVSLGYSPEAPAGGGAVREKWESLAALVALADELHAARTQDPDAIFTLMDFVAELDERAASQHAPTVQGVTLASLHSAKGLEWDAVFLVGLSEGLMPISFADTPEAVDEERRLLYVGITRAREHLHLSWSTARTPGGRANRKPSRFLDGLRPQTARDVQRTAAPKTASRRKASGPAKCRVCGTLLTTGSERKVGRCAECPVTYEESTFDALREWRRAAASEAGVPAFVVFTDSTLVAIAEDRPPSLNRLATLPGVGPSKLERYGEAVLRVLADN; this is encoded by the coding sequence ATGAGCGGGACCTCTGTCGAGGCTCGGATCCTGGCCGGGCTGGATGATGAGCAGCGCGAAGTGGCCACCTCCCTGACCGGGCCGCTGTGCGTGCTCGCAGGAGCCGGCACCGGCAAGACCCGGGCCATCACGCACCGGATGGCCTACGGCGTCCACACCGGCGTATACAAACCCCAGCGCGTGCTCGCCGTGACCTTCACCGCCCGGGCCGCCGCGGAAATGCGGACCCGCCTGCGGGATCTCGGCGCCGGGGGAGTCCAGGCCAAAACCTTCCATGCCGCAGCGCTGAAGCAGCTGCAGTACTTTTGGCCGCAGACCGTTGGCGGGCAGATGCCGGACCTGCTCAGCCACAAGGCCCAGTTCATTGCCGAGGCCGCGCGCCGCCTGCGCCTGTCCACCGACCGCGCCGCCATCCGTGACGTTGCGGCCGAAATCGAGTGGGCCAAGGTTTCCATGCTCACCCCCGAGAGCTACGTGTCCGCCGCCAAGGACCGCGACGCTCCCGCCGGTTTTGACCACATTGCCATTTCGCGGATCTTCCAAGCCTACGAAGACGTCAAAGTGGACCGCAACGTCATCGACTTCGAGGACGTCCTGCTGATCACCGTGGGCATCCTGCAGGAGGACGCCCGGGTGGCCGCAACGGTCCGGGATCAGTACCGGCACTTCGTGGTGGATGAGTACCAGGACGTTTCCCCGCTCCAGCAGCGGTTGCTGGACCTGTGGCTGGGCGGACGCGACGAGCTGTGCGTGGTGGGCGACTCCAGCCAGACCATTTATTCCTTCACCGGTGCCACCTCCAAGCACCTGCTCGGTTTCCCCTCCCGCTTCCCCGAGGCGCCGATCGTCAAGCTCGTCCGGGACTACCGCTCCACGCCCCAGGTGGTGGGCCTGGCCAACCGCATCCTCGCGGCCCGCACGGCCGAGGGAGAGCGCTCGCGGTTTGCCCCGCCATGGCCCAAACCGCTGGAGCTGATAGCCCAGCGCCCCGCCGGCCCGGAACCCACCTTCACTGAGTGCGCCGACGACGACGCCGAGGCCGCCTCCGTGGCGGAACGCATCAAGGCGCTGATCAAGGACGGCGTGCAGCCGGCCGAGATTGCCATCCTGTTCCGCACCAACGGGCAGTCCCAGGCCTATGAACAGGCGCTGACCACCGCGGGCATCGGTTATCAGCTGCGCGGCGGCGAGCGGTTCTTCGCCCGGCGCGAGGTGCGCGACTCCATGGCGCAGCTGCGTGCAGCCTCCCGGGCCGTGGGCAACGACCCGGTGCCGCAGCTGGTGCGGGACATCCTGGTGTCCCTGGGGTACAGCCCTGAGGCTCCGGCCGGCGGCGGAGCCGTCCGGGAGAAGTGGGAGTCCCTGGCCGCCCTCGTGGCACTGGCCGATGAGCTTCACGCCGCCCGCACGCAGGACCCCGACGCCATTTTTACGCTGATGGACTTCGTAGCCGAGCTCGACGAGCGTGCCGCCTCACAGCACGCGCCGACCGTCCAGGGCGTCACGCTGGCATCGCTGCACTCGGCCAAGGGCCTGGAGTGGGACGCGGTGTTCCTGGTGGGACTGAGCGAGGGACTGATGCCGATTTCCTTCGCAGATACCCCCGAGGCAGTGGATGAAGAGCGCCGCCTGCTGTACGTGGGCATCACCCGTGCCAGGGAACACCTGCACCTGTCCTGGTCCACCGCACGGACCCCGGGCGGCAGGGCGAACCGGAAACCGTCGCGGTTCCTGGACGGGCTCCGTCCGCAAACGGCCCGGGACGTCCAGCGCACGGCGGCTCCGAAGACCGCATCGCGCCGCAAGGCCAGCGGTCCGGCCAAGTGCCGTGTCTGCGGAACGCTGCTGACCACGGGTTCGGAACGCAAGGTGGGACGCTGCGCAGAGTGCCCGGTGACCTACGAGGAAAGCACCTTCGACGCACTGCGGGAGTGGCGCCGCGCCGCGGCTTCCGAAGCCGGTGTCCCGGCCTTTGTCGTGTTCACCGATTCCACCCTGGTGGCCATCGCCGAGGACCGGCCGCCGTCATTGAACCGGCTGGCCACCCTTCCCGGCGTCGGTCCCTCCAAACTGGAACGCTACGGGGAAGCCGTCCTGCGCGTGCTGGCGGACAACTAG
- a CDS encoding ThiF family adenylyltransferase, with translation MRINPGLHVLALSPSARQFGLGPEALVLRGLQDSDLAFLAALREGLQDGREMAEGGRHNVPPQRARALTQALSPVLLPFPDTAGPGESAVPALRGERLSADSGRLSAAYRINGSSVLRRRSHSAVEVNSLGRIGALLAQTLAGAGVGTLVLSDPGVVLPTDIGPGYPLTDQGMRRAQAVKRHIYRLDPTVQVLISSPGTVRAHLDLGVRMGTEPPTGRSTGPASEHPHLTVTVRETGVDVGPLVVPGLTPCLECLDRQQADGNSAWYSAAEALARQRIEAAPSGVETSAAVVAAGIAAGQVLAFLDGVVEPTTWSAVVSLRAADGYLGQKSLSFHPGCGCRLQHQDSPARAS, from the coding sequence GTGCGGATCAACCCCGGACTCCATGTCCTGGCGCTATCGCCGTCGGCCCGGCAGTTTGGCCTGGGACCGGAGGCCCTGGTCCTGCGCGGACTCCAGGACAGTGATCTGGCCTTTCTGGCTGCTCTCCGCGAGGGCCTGCAGGACGGCAGGGAAATGGCCGAGGGCGGCCGCCACAATGTTCCGCCCCAGCGTGCCCGCGCGCTGACCCAGGCGCTGTCCCCGGTGCTCCTCCCCTTCCCGGACACGGCGGGGCCGGGCGAGTCCGCCGTGCCGGCGCTGCGCGGAGAACGCCTGTCAGCTGACAGCGGCCGCCTTTCGGCTGCCTACCGCATCAACGGTTCATCCGTTCTCCGGCGCCGGTCCCACTCGGCGGTGGAGGTGAACAGCTTGGGCCGTATTGGAGCACTGCTGGCCCAAACTCTGGCCGGTGCCGGGGTGGGGACCCTGGTGCTGTCGGACCCGGGGGTGGTGCTCCCCACCGACATTGGACCGGGATACCCGCTGACAGATCAGGGCATGCGCCGGGCCCAAGCCGTGAAACGGCACATTTACCGGCTGGATCCCACGGTCCAGGTGCTCATCAGTTCCCCGGGCACCGTGCGGGCGCACCTGGATCTGGGGGTCCGGATGGGGACTGAACCCCCAACCGGACGGAGCACGGGCCCGGCCAGCGAACATCCGCACCTGACGGTCACCGTGCGGGAGACCGGAGTCGACGTCGGTCCGCTGGTGGTTCCGGGACTGACCCCTTGCCTTGAATGCCTGGACCGGCAGCAGGCAGACGGGAACAGCGCGTGGTACTCCGCGGCGGAAGCCCTGGCCCGGCAGCGCATCGAGGCCGCACCCAGCGGAGTTGAAACGTCGGCGGCGGTTGTTGCCGCCGGCATCGCCGCAGGGCAGGTGCTGGCCTTCCTGGACGGTGTTGTCGAACCAACCACGTGGTCCGCCGTGGTGTCGCTGCGGGCGGCGGACGGGTATCTCGGACAGAAAAGCCTCTCGTTTCACCCCGGCTGCGGGTGCCGGCTGCAGCACCAGGACTCCCCGGCACGGGCGTCCTGA
- a CDS encoding M48 family metallopeptidase — MPSGQTRPAKHRLQPAVPAASVSAASSAARAEVPLVTSTGIPIEVRRSAKRRRTVNAAFRDGKAVISIPGHFTKVQEAEWVRRMVTRLEQRTAAAPPAGPGAAADQLADRAAELSRRYLRGAAQPVSVRWVGNQNSRWGSATPARGTIRLSDKLQGMPAWVQDYVLLHELAHLIEASHSAAFWRLLESYPHTETAKAYLQGAAFASSRGLEGNMQEDQGAEEPGDL, encoded by the coding sequence ATGCCTTCAGGACAAACCCGCCCCGCGAAGCACCGCCTGCAGCCGGCCGTTCCGGCCGCTTCGGTGTCCGCCGCCTCATCCGCCGCGCGGGCCGAGGTGCCACTGGTGACCAGCACGGGGATTCCCATTGAAGTGCGCCGCTCAGCCAAGCGCCGCCGCACGGTCAACGCCGCCTTCCGTGATGGAAAAGCTGTGATTTCCATTCCGGGACACTTTACGAAAGTCCAAGAGGCGGAATGGGTCCGGCGCATGGTGACCCGGCTGGAGCAGCGCACCGCCGCAGCGCCTCCGGCCGGTCCCGGGGCCGCAGCGGATCAGCTCGCCGACCGGGCGGCCGAACTGTCCCGGCGCTATCTGCGTGGGGCAGCGCAGCCGGTGTCGGTGCGCTGGGTGGGGAACCAGAACTCCCGCTGGGGTTCGGCCACGCCGGCCCGCGGCACCATCAGGCTTTCCGACAAGCTGCAGGGAATGCCGGCCTGGGTTCAGGACTATGTGCTGCTGCATGAATTGGCGCACCTGATCGAGGCCTCACATTCAGCGGCGTTCTGGCGCCTGCTGGAGTCCTATCCGCACACCGAAACCGCCAAGGCCTATCTGCAGGGAGCGGCGTTCGCCAGCTCGCGGGGGCTTGAAGGCAACATGCAGGAGGACCAGGGCGCCGAAGAGCCCGGGGATCTGTAG
- a CDS encoding zinc-dependent metalloprotease, translated as MSSNPSDPGETPQDPLSEMLARLFGGAGAGGMDPQELAKAAGLPSDPNAMAMIFQQVQAMFSAPSDGPVNWQLAKDNARRVAATDSDPSVLPAQGREVDEALHVAQLWLDPVTDFASTSALGKAWSRAEWVEATMDSWKRLTEPVAVSISQALSNAISTQMPEEMKSMMGGASSMLANMGGAMFGIQLGQAVGALSKEVVSSTDIGLPLAGGTMALLPANVAKFGEGLDIPATEIRLYLAVREAAHARLFTHAPWLAGHLFGTIESYARGIHIDISKIEEVARDLDPSNPESIQEALSGGVFQPERTAAQDAALERLETALALVEGWVDEVTAAATANLPSAGALREMIRRRRASGGPAEHTFSSLVGLELRPRRLRDAAALWSQLREERGIEGRDAVWEHPDLMPTSKDLDDPKGFSKRRELLDASDSDVDAALERLLNGGFDTPEGDGDDTAAGDEVAGDEIAGGKTDAPEDGATDEAGTPDAGQENDKPEDDGDGTDSGKGGAPQA; from the coding sequence ATGAGTTCGAACCCTTCCGACCCCGGCGAGACGCCCCAGGATCCGCTCTCCGAGATGCTCGCCCGCCTGTTTGGCGGAGCAGGCGCCGGAGGCATGGACCCGCAGGAACTGGCGAAGGCAGCAGGACTGCCCTCCGACCCCAATGCCATGGCAATGATCTTCCAGCAGGTCCAGGCCATGTTCAGTGCGCCGTCGGACGGACCGGTCAACTGGCAGCTGGCCAAGGACAATGCCCGCCGGGTTGCCGCCACCGACAGCGATCCCTCGGTACTCCCCGCTCAGGGCCGGGAGGTGGACGAGGCGCTGCACGTTGCACAGCTGTGGCTTGATCCGGTCACCGACTTTGCCTCCACCTCCGCGCTCGGCAAGGCCTGGAGCCGTGCCGAATGGGTCGAAGCCACCATGGACTCCTGGAAGCGGCTGACCGAACCCGTTGCCGTGAGCATTTCCCAGGCCCTCTCCAACGCCATCAGCACGCAGATGCCCGAAGAAATGAAATCCATGATGGGCGGGGCCTCCTCGATGCTCGCCAACATGGGCGGCGCCATGTTCGGCATCCAGCTCGGGCAGGCTGTCGGGGCCCTCTCCAAGGAAGTTGTCAGCTCAACTGACATCGGACTTCCCCTGGCAGGCGGGACCATGGCCCTGCTGCCGGCAAACGTCGCGAAGTTCGGCGAGGGCCTGGACATCCCGGCAACGGAGATCCGGCTCTACCTTGCAGTTCGGGAAGCCGCGCACGCCCGGCTCTTCACGCATGCGCCCTGGCTGGCCGGCCACCTTTTCGGCACCATCGAAAGCTACGCCCGCGGCATCCACATCGACATTTCCAAGATCGAGGAAGTGGCCCGGGATCTGGACCCCTCCAACCCGGAATCCATTCAGGAGGCCCTGTCCGGCGGCGTGTTCCAACCGGAGCGGACGGCCGCGCAGGACGCCGCCCTGGAACGCCTCGAAACCGCCCTCGCCCTGGTGGAAGGCTGGGTTGACGAGGTCACGGCTGCGGCAACGGCAAACCTTCCCTCCGCGGGTGCCCTGCGGGAAATGATCCGCCGCCGCCGCGCGAGCGGCGGCCCGGCCGAGCACACCTTCTCCTCCCTGGTGGGACTGGAACTTCGCCCCCGCCGGCTCCGCGACGCTGCCGCCCTGTGGTCCCAGCTCCGCGAGGAGCGCGGCATCGAGGGCCGGGACGCCGTGTGGGAGCATCCGGACCTCATGCCCACATCCAAGGACCTGGATGATCCGAAGGGCTTCAGCAAGCGGCGCGAGCTGCTGGATGCTTCCGATTCCGACGTCGATGCTGCCCTTGAGCGGCTCCTGAACGGCGGATTCGACACACCGGAAGGCGACGGCGATGACACGGCCGCCGGTGACGAGGTTGCCGGCGACGAGATTGCCGGCGGCAAGACTGACGCGCCGGAAGACGGTGCCACAGATGAGGCCGGCACGCCTGACGCCGGCCAGGAGAATGACAAGCCCGAGGACGACGGCGACGGCACGGATTCCGGCAAGGGCGGAGCACCGCAGGCCTGA